A stretch of Arthrobacter sunyaminii DNA encodes these proteins:
- a CDS encoding AMP-dependent synthetase/ligase gives MCAAQKERPTVRESATDLLVHLPEKSNITDILVGLHAKTPNHPLFSLKNGTGWKNVTADEFLTQVSELAKGLIGLGVRPGDSVAVMSKTCYEWTLVDLAVWFAGAVTVPIYETSSPSQVEWIIQDSGAAHVFVEDARKAAVVSAAVASGDLDIALWQMKADGGEGTFEELIAAGASVDDDRLETARTTANLESVASMVYTSGTTGRPKGCEITHGNFALFGVNIVEFLPEMLKHKDVSTLMFLPLAHVLARAVQVGCLAAGVRVGHSGSAADLMGDLKSFQPTFLLAVPRIFEKIYAGAQQSAEAAGKGKLFTAAADTAVAYSTALDAAARGGKGPSLALKARHKFFDKTLYPKVRNVFGGKLTHAISGASALSPQLAHFFRGAGVMVLEGYGLTETTAPATVNTVPLARVGSVGLALPGSRIRIADDGEVLIAGAGVFKGYHNNPEANAAAFSGEWFHSGDTGSLDDDGFLTITGRKKDILVTAGGKNIAPGPMEEKIREHRLVSQAIVVGEGRPFVSALLTLDDEALAAWGRENGVSAVAATAADDPRVRASLQEAVDAANATVSQAEQIRKFTVLPQDFSLESGHLTATLKLRRNAVIADYSAEVEKLYQK, from the coding sequence ATGTGCGCAGCACAGAAAGAGAGGCCAACGGTGCGCGAATCCGCCACTGATTTACTGGTCCATCTCCCCGAGAAGTCGAACATCACCGACATCCTGGTGGGACTCCATGCGAAGACCCCCAACCACCCCCTGTTTTCGCTGAAGAACGGCACCGGCTGGAAGAACGTCACTGCCGACGAATTCCTGACGCAGGTCAGCGAACTGGCCAAGGGGCTGATCGGCCTCGGTGTGCGCCCCGGCGACAGCGTGGCCGTCATGTCCAAGACCTGCTACGAGTGGACCCTGGTTGACCTCGCTGTGTGGTTTGCCGGCGCGGTCACGGTGCCCATTTACGAAACGTCCTCCCCCTCCCAGGTGGAGTGGATCATCCAGGATTCCGGCGCCGCACACGTCTTCGTCGAAGATGCGCGGAAAGCGGCGGTGGTATCCGCCGCAGTGGCCTCGGGAGACCTCGACATTGCGCTGTGGCAGATGAAGGCCGACGGCGGCGAGGGAACGTTTGAGGAGCTCATCGCCGCGGGCGCTTCGGTGGACGATGACCGGCTGGAAACCGCCCGGACCACCGCAAACCTGGAATCCGTGGCCTCCATGGTTTACACCTCCGGCACCACCGGCCGTCCCAAGGGCTGCGAAATCACGCACGGCAACTTTGCGCTGTTCGGCGTCAACATTGTGGAGTTCCTGCCGGAAATGCTCAAGCACAAGGACGTCAGCACGCTGATGTTCCTGCCGCTGGCCCATGTACTGGCACGCGCCGTGCAGGTGGGCTGCCTTGCCGCCGGGGTGCGCGTAGGCCACTCCGGCAGCGCCGCGGACCTCATGGGCGACCTGAAGTCCTTCCAGCCGACCTTCCTGCTCGCCGTGCCCCGGATCTTCGAAAAGATCTATGCAGGAGCGCAGCAGTCCGCGGAGGCCGCCGGCAAGGGCAAGCTGTTCACCGCCGCAGCGGACACCGCCGTCGCCTATTCCACCGCACTGGATGCCGCAGCCCGCGGCGGCAAGGGACCCTCCCTTGCGCTGAAGGCACGCCACAAGTTCTTCGACAAGACCCTCTACCCGAAGGTCCGCAACGTCTTTGGCGGCAAGCTGACCCACGCCATCAGCGGTGCGTCCGCGCTGAGCCCGCAACTGGCTCACTTCTTCCGCGGTGCCGGGGTCATGGTCCTCGAGGGCTACGGCCTGACGGAAACAACGGCTCCGGCCACCGTGAACACCGTCCCGCTGGCCCGGGTCGGTTCGGTGGGCCTGGCGCTGCCGGGCAGCAGGATCCGGATTGCGGACGACGGCGAGGTCCTGATCGCCGGGGCCGGCGTCTTCAAGGGCTACCACAACAACCCCGAGGCCAACGCTGCCGCCTTCAGCGGCGAATGGTTCCATTCCGGGGACACGGGTTCCCTGGACGACGACGGTTTCCTGACCATCACCGGCCGGAAAAAGGACATCCTCGTAACCGCCGGCGGCAAGAACATTGCCCCCGGACCGATGGAGGAGAAAATCCGTGAGCACCGTTTGGTGTCACAGGCAATCGTGGTGGGCGAAGGCCGGCCGTTTGTGTCAGCGCTGCTGACCCTGGACGACGAGGCGCTGGCGGCCTGGGGCCGCGAGAACGGCGTGTCGGCGGTTGCCGCTACGGCTGCCGATGACCCCCGGGTCCGCGCCTCGCTGCAGGAAGCCGTGGATGCGGCCAACGCAACGGTTTCCCAGGCCGAGCAGATCCGTAAGTTCACCGTTTTGCCGCAGGACTTCTCGCTCGAGTCCGGTCACCTGACGGCAACCCTGAAACTGCGGCGCAATGCCGTGATTGCGGATTACTCTGCCGAGGTGGAGAAGCTTTACCAGAAGTAA
- a CDS encoding dolichyl-phosphate-mannose--protein mannosyltransferase, whose product MSPTVTETPAPGAAPLVQDPRRAYSGTQLRNRLLGWAPGTSFTLGVWGWILPLVSTVIGAVLRFVRLDEPHSLVFDETYYVKDAYSYLISGYERQWPEDANASFNAGIPGVLLADPEYVVHPPVGKWMIAAGMALFGADNSFGWRFGAALTGTLTVLLVGLIAVRLFRSPLLGGIAGLLLAVDGHHLVMSRTSLLDVFLTFWVVAAFGALLLDRDDGRRRLARRLSAAAGGSAPPAAALLYGPWLLWRPWRLAAGVCLGLAVGTKWSALAFVAVFGLMTVLWDVNARRVAGIRAWPAAGLLKDGVPAFFTVIPAAALTYLASWTGWLRSANAYDRNWAQDNPSETWGWLPDWLRSLAEYHRSAYAFHNNLSSEHAYESSAWTWLFMGRPTSFFYESSTMGAGGCTADSCSTAISSVGNPVIWWSAALSLLVLLFCWLGRRDWRAGAILAGVAAGYLPWFAYPERTTFFFYSVSFEPFLILALTYVLGLALGRSTDPPARRRTAGLAVAVFLLAAVLVSAFFLPVWTAETIPYSDWRLRMWMPSWI is encoded by the coding sequence GTGAGCCCGACCGTGACCGAGACCCCAGCCCCCGGAGCAGCACCGCTGGTGCAGGATCCCCGCCGCGCGTACAGCGGTACCCAGCTGCGGAACCGGCTGCTGGGCTGGGCGCCGGGCACCTCGTTCACCCTGGGCGTCTGGGGCTGGATCCTGCCCCTGGTGTCCACGGTGATCGGGGCGGTGCTGCGTTTTGTCCGGCTGGACGAACCGCATTCGCTGGTATTCGACGAGACCTATTACGTCAAAGACGCTTATTCGTACCTGATCTCGGGTTATGAACGGCAGTGGCCCGAAGACGCGAACGCGTCCTTCAACGCGGGCATCCCGGGCGTGCTGCTCGCCGACCCGGAATACGTGGTGCATCCGCCCGTGGGGAAATGGATGATCGCTGCCGGGATGGCGCTTTTCGGTGCGGACAACAGTTTTGGCTGGCGTTTCGGCGCCGCGCTGACCGGCACGCTCACCGTGCTGCTGGTGGGACTCATTGCCGTCCGGCTGTTCCGCTCCCCGCTGCTGGGCGGCATCGCGGGGCTGCTGCTGGCCGTTGACGGCCACCACTTGGTGATGTCCCGCACCTCGCTGCTGGATGTTTTCCTGACGTTCTGGGTGGTGGCGGCTTTCGGCGCCCTGCTGCTGGACCGCGACGACGGGCGGCGGCGCCTGGCCCGCCGGCTGTCGGCGGCGGCCGGCGGCAGTGCACCCCCGGCAGCCGCCCTGCTGTACGGTCCGTGGCTGCTGTGGCGGCCCTGGCGACTGGCCGCCGGCGTCTGCCTCGGGTTGGCGGTGGGCACCAAGTGGTCTGCGCTGGCCTTTGTCGCCGTTTTTGGCCTGATGACCGTGCTGTGGGATGTCAACGCGCGCCGCGTCGCCGGCATCCGTGCCTGGCCAGCGGCAGGACTGCTCAAGGACGGCGTGCCGGCATTCTTCACCGTCATCCCGGCGGCAGCCCTCACCTATCTGGCCTCATGGACGGGCTGGCTGCGCTCGGCGAATGCCTACGACCGCAACTGGGCGCAGGACAACCCCTCCGAAACGTGGGGCTGGCTGCCGGACTGGCTGCGGTCGCTGGCGGAATACCACCGCAGCGCATACGCCTTCCATAACAATCTCAGCTCGGAACATGCGTACGAATCCAGTGCCTGGACCTGGCTGTTCATGGGCCGGCCCACGTCCTTTTTCTACGAATCATCAACCATGGGAGCCGGCGGCTGCACCGCGGACAGCTGCTCCACGGCCATCTCCTCCGTCGGCAACCCGGTGATCTGGTGGTCCGCTGCACTGTCCCTGCTGGTCCTGCTCTTTTGCTGGCTCGGCCGCCGGGATTGGCGCGCCGGCGCCATCCTGGCCGGAGTTGCCGCGGGCTATCTGCCCTGGTTCGCCTATCCGGAGCGCACCACGTTCTTCTTCTATTCGGTGTCCTTTGAACCGTTCCTGATCCTGGCGCTGACCTACGTGCTGGGCCTGGCCCTGGGCCGGAGTACTGATCCGCCGGCGCGCAGGAGGACAGCCGGTTTGGCGGTGGCCGTGTTCCTTCTCGCCGCGGTTCTGGTCTCCGCGTTCTTCCTGCCGGTCTGGACGGCCGAAACTATCCCGTATTCTGACTGGCGGCTGCGTATGTGGATGCCCAGCTGGATTTAG
- the rsmI gene encoding 16S rRNA (cytidine(1402)-2'-O)-methyltransferase: MVLAATPIGNMGDATNRLIGLLETADVIAAEDTRRLHRLVSALKITTSGRIISYHEHNEATRTADLLEMVRGGATLLMVTDAGMPAVSDPGFRLVEAAAREGLTVTAAPGPSAVLTALALSGLPTDRFCFEGFLPRKAGERSARLAELAGERRTMVFFEAPHRLEPMLRALDAAFGGDRRAAVARELTKLHEQVLRAPLRELLEWAEASEVRGEIAVVVAGAGEAAPELPEDHVAAVNGLVAQGARLKDAVATVAEDARISKRELYSAVLAARG, translated from the coding sequence ATCGTTTTGGCCGCCACTCCCATCGGCAATATGGGAGACGCCACGAACCGGCTCATCGGGCTGCTGGAGACCGCCGATGTCATCGCCGCGGAAGACACCCGCCGCCTGCACCGGCTGGTGTCCGCCCTGAAGATCACCACCAGCGGCCGGATCATCAGCTACCACGAGCACAACGAGGCCACCCGCACGGCGGACCTGCTGGAGATGGTGCGAGGCGGCGCCACCCTGCTGATGGTGACCGACGCCGGCATGCCCGCGGTCTCCGATCCGGGTTTCCGGCTGGTGGAGGCCGCAGCCCGCGAGGGCCTCACCGTCACCGCAGCTCCCGGTCCGTCCGCGGTCCTGACCGCCCTGGCGCTTTCCGGCCTGCCGACCGACCGGTTCTGTTTCGAAGGGTTCCTGCCCCGCAAGGCCGGCGAACGCAGTGCACGGCTGGCCGAGCTGGCAGGAGAACGGCGCACCATGGTGTTCTTTGAGGCGCCGCACCGTCTGGAACCGATGCTCCGCGCGCTGGACGCAGCGTTCGGCGGAGACCGGCGGGCCGCCGTCGCCCGCGAGCTGACCAAGCTGCACGAGCAGGTGCTCCGTGCCCCGCTGCGTGAACTGCTGGAATGGGCTGAGGCCTCCGAGGTGCGCGGGGAGATCGCCGTCGTCGTCGCCGGAGCCGGCGAGGCTGCCCCCGAGCTGCCCGAAGACCACGTTGCGGCGGTCAACGGCCTGGTGGCCCAGGGCGCACGCCTGAAGGACGCCGTGGCCACCGTCGCGGAGGACGCCCGGATCAGCAAGCGGGAGCTGTACTCGGCGGTGCTGGCCGCCCGCGGCTAG
- a CDS encoding NAD-dependent succinate-semialdehyde dehydrogenase gives MGITADREAELLAQVPTGLLINGEWRDAEGGRTFDVEDPATGKVLLSIADASAGDGALAMDAAAAAQDSWAKTAPRERGEILRRAFELVTERAEDFALLMTLEMGKPLAEARGEVTYGAEFLRWFSEEAVRISGRYGTSPDGKSRLMVNKKPVGPCLLITPWNFPLAMATRKIAPAVAAGCTMVLKPAKLTPLTSQLFAAVMMEAGLPAGVLNVVSTTSAGDVTGPIMKDERLRKVSFTGSTPVGQGLIRDAADRVLRTSMELGGNAPFVVFEDADMDKAVAGAMAAKLRNMGEACTAANRFIVHESVADEFAEKFAAKVGAMTTARGTEDESKIGPLIDAKSRDKVHALVSDAVDGGASAVVGGAPVDGPGYFYQPTVLKNVAPDARILREEIFGPVAPIVTFSTEDEAVALANNTEYGLVAYVFTEDLNRGLRIGEKLETGMLGLNAGVVSNAAAPFGGVKQSGLGREGGAEGIEEYLYTQYIGIADPTAV, from the coding sequence ATGGGTATTACTGCTGACCGCGAAGCCGAACTGCTGGCTCAGGTCCCCACCGGCCTGTTGATCAACGGCGAGTGGAGGGATGCCGAGGGCGGCAGGACCTTCGACGTCGAGGATCCGGCCACCGGGAAGGTGCTGCTGAGCATCGCCGACGCCAGTGCCGGGGACGGCGCCCTCGCCATGGACGCCGCCGCTGCCGCGCAGGACTCCTGGGCCAAAACCGCACCGCGGGAACGCGGGGAAATCCTGCGCCGCGCCTTTGAACTGGTAACCGAGCGGGCTGAGGACTTTGCCCTGCTGATGACCCTGGAAATGGGCAAGCCTCTGGCCGAAGCCCGAGGCGAGGTCACCTACGGCGCCGAGTTCCTGCGCTGGTTCTCCGAGGAAGCCGTCCGCATCTCGGGACGCTACGGCACCTCCCCGGACGGCAAGTCCCGCCTGATGGTGAACAAGAAACCCGTGGGACCGTGCCTGCTGATCACCCCGTGGAATTTCCCGCTGGCCATGGCCACCCGCAAGATCGCCCCCGCCGTTGCCGCAGGCTGCACCATGGTGCTCAAGCCCGCCAAGCTCACCCCGCTGACCTCCCAGCTCTTTGCAGCGGTGATGATGGAGGCAGGGCTGCCGGCCGGCGTCCTCAACGTGGTCTCCACTACGTCCGCAGGCGACGTCACCGGCCCGATCATGAAGGACGAGCGGCTGCGCAAGGTCTCCTTCACCGGCTCCACCCCCGTGGGCCAGGGCCTGATCCGCGACGCCGCGGACCGGGTGCTGCGCACCTCCATGGAACTCGGCGGCAACGCCCCGTTCGTGGTCTTCGAGGATGCTGACATGGACAAGGCCGTGGCCGGCGCCATGGCCGCCAAGCTGCGCAACATGGGCGAGGCCTGCACGGCGGCGAACCGCTTCATTGTGCACGAGTCCGTTGCCGACGAGTTCGCGGAGAAGTTCGCGGCGAAGGTGGGCGCCATGACCACTGCCCGCGGTACCGAGGACGAGTCCAAGATCGGCCCGCTGATTGATGCCAAGTCCCGCGACAAGGTCCACGCCCTGGTGTCGGACGCGGTCGACGGCGGCGCCTCCGCCGTAGTGGGCGGCGCACCGGTGGACGGCCCGGGTTACTTCTACCAGCCGACCGTGCTGAAGAACGTGGCTCCTGATGCGCGCATCCTGCGGGAAGAAATCTTCGGTCCGGTGGCCCCGATCGTCACCTTCTCCACTGAGGATGAAGCAGTGGCACTCGCCAACAACACGGAGTACGGCCTGGTGGCCTACGTCTTCACCGAGGATCTGAACCGCGGGCTGCGGATCGGGGAGAAGCTGGAAACCGGGATGCTCGGACTCAACGCGGGCGTGGTCTCCAACGCCGCCGCTCCCTTTGGCGGGGTAAAGCAGTCCGGGCTCGGCCGTGAAGGCGGCGCCGAGGGCATCGAGGAGTACCTGTACACGCAGTACATCGGCATCGCTGACCCCACCGCGGTCTAG
- a CDS encoding transglutaminaseTgpA domain-containing protein, with translation MTDVLSRPAANAPAGPPPPPRAKIRPPWEWTAAGASAAAVLLCSLSLHGVLDGWSWLPPLTLTTAAVIAAMAAARRFRFPTALVPAAGLAALAVVLTWLFAASTALLGLLPTGATLGRGRQLLTEAQATIMNQVPPVLADSGIVFIACLGTGLIALLVDTLATTLRMPAASGLGLLSLLIVPAVLKPESIGALPFILAAAGYLLILATGAWQERPHRPGDAMRRPPRSQVGTAAGIGAGAMILALCLPAALPGFNQGTFPQGSRLNIWTGQSGLNPVVALGNDLRQPSASGRIRYATDSPTSLYLRSTTLEDFSGRRWAPDLREDTRRRGLQDMSPAEVNDRAPAMSVVTTRVSSETYVSPWLLAPYAPQRVSGALGPFSWDPKTMTVISGDNTERGKLDYEVQSLAPNLSQADLQGLAPASKDAVDPVFTSLPEDLPASIRDAAAAATEGTSGPYEQAMAIQAYLRGPAFSYSLDAPVEGGYDGNGIDVLDRFLQEKSGYCTHFAAAMAVMAREAGIPSRMALGFAPGRSTGNSFPGNDGQELREFEVDSRDAHAWPELYFEGLGWVRFEPTPSRGSVPAYAVEPRSNPTQVRDDERDLEAGNPVLPEPLPETSTSAAAPEAAAPPQPEETHAGRFAGVGFGLAAAAGALLSPWLLRRRRRSIRRRLLGPGQPARGRAGASGAGGAGHGHSLTGPATLAWEEAADTGVDYGHVPQKAESPRAYALRLAHEAGLADNSAAALERLRAAYEHEVYAAPAARPQGASGAARDLPPDPGAGLWSDVTAVRQGLQESATWGAKLRARFFPASLASRFQR, from the coding sequence ATGACTGATGTGCTGTCCCGCCCCGCGGCCAACGCCCCGGCCGGGCCTCCCCCGCCGCCGCGGGCCAAGATCCGGCCGCCGTGGGAGTGGACCGCCGCCGGAGCAAGTGCCGCAGCCGTCCTGCTCTGCAGCCTCAGTCTGCACGGAGTCCTGGACGGCTGGAGCTGGTTGCCGCCGCTGACCCTCACCACGGCCGCGGTGATCGCCGCCATGGCTGCGGCACGCAGGTTCCGGTTTCCCACCGCACTGGTGCCGGCGGCAGGTCTGGCAGCGCTCGCCGTCGTCCTGACCTGGTTGTTTGCCGCCTCGACGGCGCTGCTCGGGCTGCTGCCCACCGGGGCGACGCTGGGGCGGGGCAGACAGCTGCTCACCGAAGCCCAAGCGACCATCATGAACCAGGTTCCGCCGGTGCTCGCCGACTCCGGGATCGTTTTCATTGCCTGTTTGGGCACCGGACTGATTGCACTGCTGGTGGACACACTGGCCACTACCCTGCGCATGCCTGCAGCCAGCGGCCTGGGGCTGCTGTCCCTGCTGATCGTGCCGGCCGTCCTGAAGCCGGAGAGCATCGGCGCGCTCCCCTTCATCCTTGCCGCAGCCGGATACCTGCTCATCCTGGCCACCGGGGCCTGGCAGGAGCGGCCGCACCGGCCGGGGGACGCCATGCGGCGCCCGCCGCGCAGCCAGGTGGGCACGGCGGCCGGCATCGGCGCCGGTGCCATGATCCTCGCCCTGTGCCTGCCCGCAGCGCTTCCGGGCTTTAACCAGGGCACGTTTCCGCAGGGCTCACGACTGAACATCTGGACCGGCCAATCCGGCCTCAACCCGGTGGTGGCGCTGGGCAATGACCTGCGACAGCCCTCAGCCTCCGGCCGGATCCGGTATGCCACGGATTCTCCTACTTCGCTCTATCTGCGATCTACCACTTTGGAGGACTTCTCGGGCCGGCGCTGGGCACCGGATCTTCGGGAGGACACCCGACGGCGGGGCCTGCAGGACATGTCACCGGCCGAGGTGAACGATCGGGCGCCCGCCATGTCAGTGGTAACCACACGGGTCAGCTCCGAGACCTATGTCAGTCCCTGGCTGCTCGCCCCCTACGCTCCCCAGCGCGTGTCCGGAGCCCTCGGACCGTTCAGCTGGGATCCCAAAACCATGACCGTCATCTCCGGGGACAACACGGAGCGCGGGAAGTTGGACTACGAGGTCCAAAGCTTGGCGCCCAACTTGTCCCAGGCTGACCTGCAGGGCCTGGCTCCGGCATCCAAAGACGCCGTGGACCCCGTTTTCACCTCGCTGCCCGAGGACCTGCCCGCAAGTATCCGGGACGCCGCGGCGGCTGCCACGGAGGGAACCTCCGGACCCTATGAACAGGCCATGGCCATCCAGGCCTACCTCCGCGGGCCGGCGTTCAGCTACTCGCTCGATGCTCCGGTTGAGGGCGGATACGACGGGAACGGTATTGATGTCCTTGACCGGTTCCTGCAGGAAAAATCCGGCTACTGCACTCATTTCGCCGCTGCCATGGCCGTCATGGCCAGAGAGGCCGGCATTCCCAGCCGCATGGCGCTGGGCTTCGCTCCGGGGCGGTCCACCGGTAATTCCTTCCCGGGCAACGACGGCCAGGAGCTTCGGGAGTTCGAAGTGGATTCCCGCGATGCGCACGCGTGGCCGGAACTGTATTTCGAAGGGCTGGGCTGGGTGCGGTTTGAGCCGACCCCGTCCCGGGGATCAGTGCCTGCCTACGCGGTGGAGCCCCGCTCGAACCCCACCCAGGTCCGCGACGACGAGCGGGACCTGGAAGCGGGAAACCCGGTACTTCCCGAGCCCCTTCCCGAAACCTCAACCAGCGCGGCCGCCCCTGAGGCTGCCGCCCCGCCGCAGCCGGAAGAGACCCATGCCGGGAGGTTCGCCGGAGTTGGATTTGGCCTGGCGGCAGCCGCCGGTGCACTGCTGAGCCCCTGGCTGCTGCGCCGGCGCAGGCGCAGCATCCGCCGGCGCCTCCTCGGACCCGGACAACCGGCACGCGGCCGCGCGGGTGCTTCCGGAGCCGGCGGGGCGGGGCACGGGCACAGCCTCACCGGGCCCGCAACCCTGGCCTGGGAAGAAGCGGCGGACACCGGAGTGGACTACGGCCATGTCCCGCAGAAGGCCGAATCTCCCCGCGCCTACGCCCTGCGGCTGGCGCACGAGGCCGGACTGGCGGACAACTCCGCGGCAGCGCTGGAGCGGCTTCGGGCCGCTTATGAACACGAAGTGTATGCCGCACCGGCTGCACGGCCGCAGGGCGCGTCCGGAGCAGCCCGAGACCTGCCGCCGGACCCCGGAGCAGGGCTCTGGTCCGATGTCACCGCTGTCCGGCAGGGGCTTCAGGAATCCGCCACTTGGGGCGCAAAACTGCGGGCCCGCTTCTTCCCGGCCTCCCTGGCCTCCCGGTTCCAGCGCTGA